The stretch of DNA CGATGGTCAGGCGCGGCACCGGATGTCGGCGGAGGTACTTGAGCAGCCCGCCGGCAAAATCGCCCATGTCGATGAGCGCCATATCGGACAGCCCGTAAAGCTCGCGCACCGTGTCCTCGGAGGTCGATCCGGTCGACCCGGCGACATGGTCGACGCCGTTGGCCCGCGCCACGTCGATGCCGCGATGGATCGAATGAATCCAGGCGGAACACGAAAACGGATGGACGATTCCGGTCGTGCCCAAGATCGACAGACCGCCGACGATGCCGAGACGCGGATTCCACGTCTGTTGCGCCAATTGTTCGCCGCCGGGGATGGAAATCTCGACCGTGACATCACCGGCGACGCCATGGGCGGCGGCCAGGCGTTCGATCTCCGCCACCATCATGCGTCGCGGCGCCGGGTTGATGGCGGGCTCGCCGACGGCCAGGGGCAGCCCTTCTCGGGTCACCGTGCCGACGCCCTCGCCGGCCGCGAACACCACCCCGCTCCCCGCCGCCGCCGATCTGACAGTCGATATGACCAGTGCGCCGTGGGTGACATCCGGGTCGTCGCCGGCATCCTTGACGATGCCGGCCATCGCCCAATCGCCGTCACGGCCTTCGACGGCAAGCGGAAATTCCGGACGCTCGCCTTTGGGCAAAGTGATCGAGACCGGATCGGGAAAGGTGCCGGTCAGCAGCGCCCCATAGGCGGCCTGGGTCGCCGCCGTGGCGCAGGCGCCGGTCGTCCAACCGCGGCGCAGCGGCGCTTGTTTGGTATCGGGCATTGTGGTCCCGGGTCAGTTGCGCACGGGCCTTGCGGACCGCCTCGCAGGTGCATATGCAGGGCAGGAGTTTAAGAGATTAGAGCATGAATTTCACGACGCTAAACTTTCCC from Alphaproteobacteria bacterium encodes:
- a CDS encoding cobalt-precorrin-5B (C(1))-methyltransferase; its protein translation is MPDTKQAPLRRGWTTGACATAATQAAYGALLTGTFPDPVSITLPKGERPEFPLAVEGRDGDWAMAGIVKDAGDDPDVTHGALVISTVRSAAAGSGVVFAAGEGVGTVTREGLPLAVGEPAINPAPRRMMVAEIERLAAAHGVAGDVTVEISIPGGEQLAQQTWNPRLGIVGGLSILGTTGIVHPFSCSAWIHSIHRGIDVARANGVDHVAGSTGSTSEDTVRELYGLSDMALIDMGDFAGGLLKYLRRHPVPRLTIAGGFAKVTKLAQGYLDLHSGRSHVDFDWLAARLEELDASPALLAACRGANTANQVLEIARQRNVALGDAVAAAARRTVCDTLDRDDIAVEVIVVDRGGAIRGRADG